The following coding sequences are from one Phoenix dactylifera cultivar Barhee BC4 unplaced genomic scaffold, palm_55x_up_171113_PBpolish2nd_filt_p 000566F, whole genome shotgun sequence window:
- the LOC103700263 gene encoding cysteine-rich and transmembrane domain-containing protein WIH1-like, with protein sequence MSYYNQQQHPVGVPPPQGYPPEGYVKDAYPPPGYPQQGYPPAGYAQGYPPQSYPPQYAQPPPQQQQSSGPTFLEGCLAALCCCCLLDACF encoded by the exons atGAGCTACTACAACCAGCAGCAGCACCCCGTCGGCGTCCCTCCTCCCCAAG GGTATCCGCCGGAGGGGTACGTGAAGGACGCCTACCCGCCGCCGGGGTATCCGCAGCAGGGGTACCCACCAGCGGGGTACGCGCAGGGGTACCCGCCACAGAGCTACCCTCCGCAGTACGCCCAGCCGCCGCCCCAGCAGCAGCAGAGCAGTGGGCCTACCTTCCTCGAAGGATG CTTGGCGGCTCTGTGTTGCTGCTGCCTTCTGGATGCCTGCTTTTGA